CATGCAAGTGGGCGACGACTTGGTGACAGTTTGAACGTTGACTTTTGAAGTTGCCGACTGAAAATGTAGGATACACATCACATGGTAGCAAATAACTACCAAAAACACAGAGTCTTCAAACAAATTAATCAAATTCTTCACAAATTAAACAAGTGAACCGTTAGTCTATGACTTTCAAATTCTTAGAAATAATTTACGTAAACATAGgtcaacaaaattatttaaagtaAAATGCTTACTAAATTACCTATCTACCTATAGTATAACCTAATATTGTTTACTTTCTCGGCCTAATCATATCATTATCCGGAAATATGGTTTAAAACAACGGTTAAGTATAACTACATTTAAGTTAATCCCACATCTGACATAACTGTTCCATGTAACTAGCTAACATTCTCAAGGTAATGAATCCGTGAATAACAACCAAAAGTTGCTCTAGCAAAGGAGGCTTTTATTAAACGAAACCAAACTGATGTAGAAAAGAGTCTATAACGTTTGGGCCGAGGCATCTTCGCCCCAGACCCTTAAATAATCAAGGTGGTGTAGCTTCTCTAGACGTTCTATTTATTGTAGTGAGTCATAGCTGTACGCAAATCAATATATACTAATAAACCATgactaacaacaacaaaaattgcTCTAGCAAAGGAGCCTATAACCCTATGCGtttatcttttttcttcttataaaaCAGACATATTGACCAAAACTTGATTTGAAAATATGGGTTactgaacaaaacaaaaagtctTTAGAGGAACCTAATATTCTCAACATAACCTGGATAACAAAGCCTTGATCCTAGTAGCTCATCAGTCTCCACTCCTTGGATCTCCACTTTTCTTGATCTTTCTTTGttaaaatcataataataaACGCAAAATGGCTTAGCTTCCTTTAACGATCGTTGAAACACCCTAAGCTCGCCAGTATGAATCACTCCGTTAGACCCTAGGTGACACCCAAATCCTTTCCACTGACGAGGATATTTAAACGTCTTTCTAGACCATTCCTGATTCTCAACATCCTCAAGAATCCACAATCTTATATCATGTTTGTAATAACCAAACTCTACACCTCCCAGTCTTCCATTGTAATTTACTAGAGTGGAGTAGCATGTCATCGAAATGTCTGATTCTTCGGGTGCTTTGATCAACTCCATCTTCTCAGACCTAACATCGAACCTAACTATGTTTGACTCTCCGATTCCGTAGTATATAACACCACCAATGCATATCCCTTGGTAGACATAACGGTATTTATATGCCGTGGGCTTTAATCATTAACACCCGTAGTATATAACACCACCAATGCATATCCCTTGTgttaataatcaaaatttaaaatgggcTTTAGACTGAACCACCAAAGCTACCAAATCTTAACACAATAGCCTAACAAAATCaactttataatatttaagGTGCGGCAACTGACCCACTATCTATACATGCAGGTCCGCCTCTGGTCTTTGACCTAGTCAGAAACGTGTCCACCAAGTCTTTTGCTGCGGATGATAGAGAACCACTGTTTCGACACGGATTGGAATCGGATGATGGATTTTGAAGGAAGTAGAGAGAGTATCTCAACGATGAGGTCGACAGGATTGGTGGTTGTGGAGTTTCCAGCATGGGCTCCTAGTTCCATGGCAGTGGCTGGGTGGTTTGATATCCACAACCCTAAACGCTCTCGAAAATATAACTAACCTACTTTTATTTCACCGTTTTCTTTTTCGTTCACGCAATCTAGGACACATGACAGATTGATGATAGGCTTTAGATGGGCCTACTGGGGAATTTATTTATTCTAGTCTCATGAGTCCATTAATACAAGAGGTTGGTTAAGCAACATTTGGACACTGAGACAATACAAAGATTCAAGCCTCGCTTATTACAGAGATGTTACAGCTTCTCTAGACAAACCGCATCGtcttcaagaagaagagaatgtgtTTGGTGGCTTGTGACAAGAGCCTAAGGTTTTGTATCCATAGAGTATGCTTTagttagaccatgattaatccgGGGTTCTTAGaatggggttcttagcggaaattaaaaaactgtttttttacttttaactaaaaaaagctaagaatcGGTTTTTAAAGtctttatttaagaaccggttcttagtttttttaattaaaagttaagaaacagtttcttaacatCCTATAAAAACTTCATCCTAAAaactccgggttaatcatgctcttatattCTGACGATTTTCACCATTGGAGTTCTTACACAAGATGCTAAAACCGTTCCATTGAACATATTATCCCAACATTTGGGTAAACTTAATCTCTAACGTCAGCAAAAATTACAAGTCGGATACAAAGAAAAGGCAAAACATCAAAGAAGTCGAGACTCTGTCTTTCCATCTCAAccaatgttttcttcttcttcatcagctCCTCATGGTCTGCATTGCACTGTGCCTTGGCAAAACTGCTTGATTCAATCCAAACACAAGTTTAGCGATGAAAGCCACCTTCTGTACAAAAGACCTGAAGATGCTAATTAAATGCTCTGATATATCAAACTAAACACTTGCCATTCTCTCCATTGGATATATCTCCAAGCTTTGTTATTGCACCCACAAGCGCATGTTCTTGTTCCTGATGAATCAAAAGGTAATAATCAATCATTTGAGgccttttgtatatatataaacacaaaacaaacaaagaaaggATCTTTGTTGTTGTAGCCATCATCAAACCTCCAAAACTCTCTTAGCCATTTCAACCTCTTGAGGATCTGGATTGTGCGAACCAAGAACTCTCTCCACCTATTAGAAAAACATCACCGTTTGAGAAACAACACATACATCACTGTCTTGACAACAATTAGTACCAACCTCTCTGATTAGGACATTGGTCGGACGGATTCGTATATCGACATGTTTCCTTTTCCCAGCTCCATTCTGTGATGTTCTGAGATCGTTTTTGATAGTGGTCTTAGCCAAACCGCTTCCCCGTTGTGGAACATTGTTGGGTCCTGTGGTTCTGTTCAGGCCATATCGATTACAGACCCCAGGATCCTCTCCTATCCACTCAATATCCCTAGGAGATATCTGCACATGTATTAGAGATATTGGTTACCAATTAACTAAAGAACGGTTGATCCTTGTGTTTTCCTCAAAAGTTAAATGTTCAAAAGGCAATTAATTACCTCTGCGAGTTTAACCCATTCCCATGTCTCATTACGTGTTCCAATGTCATAAACTAAAGCATGTCGACcctaaaaataaatgattataagaatatttaaacatgtataagGAACTGTAAGCCAATTTAAGAGAAGCCACAGACCTCAACTGGATCATACTTGGTGATGGCAGCCTCGTAAAATGCATTGTCTTCTGGCCACCTTGTTCTAACTCTTCTTCCTACAAAAGACTCAGGTCCACTTCCTTTTGCTGGTTCACTTGAACTGGTAGGAACAGATGGTAATCTGTTGTTCATGACTTGTCCTCGTGGAGGTTGATCCAGAGGATGGTAAGGGATGGGTTTTAAGGAAGACGAACCAGGTAAAACCTAAGAGAATGGGggaaaaaatcattaaaagaaTCCAAACACAAGATACCAACTTGATGACTTTATAACTCACTGGTTTATGCTTTTTGTCCTTGACATTGGGAACTAATCCTCGTTTAGCTGTCCATGAAGCAAACTGGTGAGTGGGATCAGCTTGAGGAGGTGAAGAACTGGCGAATGGTTGAGAGGGAATTGGCTGGTTTGGTTTGTGCCTCTTAATAGAAGCTGAAGCTGAAGGGCTTGGCAACGTATCGTGAACCACTTGAGCAGCATAGCGTTGCACTCCTCCAGATTGTCTCCATTCCCtagtaaagaaaaacaatatatgTTACAGacagaaaaggaaaagaacaaaaaaaaaaagactttttaCTCCTCAACTGAATAAAGGCTCAAGAAAGCTTCTCGCCTTATCCTTCGTATAGTATCATCTGCGTTTACACGAGCAAGAAGCTCTCTATGCTCCTCATGTGATACTCTCAACTCTTTACGCATTTCAGTTATTAGACCATCTTTTTCCTGAACAGTACAATAAGAGATTGTCATTTCAACTAATAAGATAAGAAGAGAGCGAGATTCGACGAAAAATACCCAAGTGATTGCATCTGCTTGTGCTCTAAAGGCTCTGAGAAGAGAGAAGTATGCTTCCTTCTCAACATGGTGAATCTGAGCTTCCATATCAGCAGCAACTTGGTCATACATGTGAGATGGAGGAAGAGTCGAAGGTCTTCCATTAGTAGACACACTACTCCCTCCTCGTGGAACCACCCTATGCGATGGAGGAAGATCATCATCTGTTCCTGCAAGCAACACACACTCAACCAAAAAGGTTTCAACTTTTAAGATCAAAGCAGAGAGTTAACACAAACCCATCAAAACCCACAATGTATAACGCTACTTTAACGAAGAAAGGCCGAAACTTTCGTAAACCCTAATTTGAGAGAGCAGAAAGAAGACGAGAGAAGAACAAGGAGGGAACTAACCGCTGCTATCAAACGATTCGTAGTCCATCACGCAGCT
The window above is part of the Brassica napus cultivar Da-Ae chromosome C3, Da-Ae, whole genome shotgun sequence genome. Proteins encoded here:
- the LOC106388349 gene encoding protein EMSY-LIKE 4; the protein is MDYESFDSSGTDDDLPPSHRVVPRGGSSVSTNGRPSTLPPSHMYDQVAADMEAQIHHVEKEAYFSLLRAFRAQADAITWEKDGLITEMRKELRVSHEEHRELLARVNADDTIRRIREWRQSGGVQRYAAQVVHDTLPSPSASASIKRHKPNQPIPSQPFASSSPPQADPTHQFASWTAKRGLVPNVKDKKHKPVLPGSSSLKPIPYHPLDQPPRGQVMNNRLPSVPTSSSEPAKGSGPESFVGRRVRTRWPEDNAFYEAAITKYDPVEGRHALVYDIGTRNETWEWVKLAEISPRDIEWIGEDPGVCNRYGLNRTTGPNNVPQRGSGLAKTTIKNDLRTSQNGAGKRKHVDIRIRPTNVLIREVERVLGSHNPDPQEVEMAKRVLEEQEHALVGAITKLGDISNGENVLPRHSAMQTMRS